The sequence below is a genomic window from Candidatus Hydrogenedentota bacterium.
ATCTCGACGGCATCTTCGCGATCAACGACGACTCGGCGCTGGGCGCGCTGGCTGCCGTCGAGGCCATCGGCGCCCAAAATCGCATCGTCATTGTCGGATACGACGGCACACCCGAAGCACGCGACGCCATTCTCAAAGGGTCGGCGCTCAAGGCCGACACCGTCCAGCACCCAAAGGAAATCGGGCGACAGGCCATTCGGGCCATCGCGGCCTATCTCGCCGGGGAGAAAGTGCCGCCCGTCATTCCCGTCGAGGTGGATATCATCGATCAGGCCAGCCTGAAAGCGGAGTTGTCGAAATGAGTGAGTTCGTTCTCGAAATGCGCAATATCGTCAAGCGGTTTCCCGGCGTGCTCGCCCTCGACAACGTGCAGTTCGACCTGCGCCCCCGCGAGGTCCACTGCCTCGTCGGCGAGAACGGCGCGGGCAAATCCACGCTGATGAAAATCCTTTCGGGCGCGCAGCCGATGGATTCCGGCGAAATCCGGCTGTCTGGCGAGCGGGTGGATATACACTCCCCGCATCATGCCCAACAACTCGGCATTAGCATGATCTACCAGGAGTTCAATCTCAGCCCGTATCTAAGCGTCGCCGAGAATATCTTTTTGGGCCGTGAACCGCGCATCGGCAAGACGCCCTTCATCAACTGGTCCAAAATGTATGCCGATGCGCGCGAAGTGCTGGGCCGCATCCGGGTCGAAATAGACGTCCGGAAACCGGTCAACGAATGCAGCGTCGCCCAGCAGCAAATGGTCGAAATCGCCAAGGCCATCTCGTTCAACTCGAAGATTATCGTCATGGACGAGCCCTCCGCGACCCTTACCGATCACGAACTGCGCGCGTTGTTCGATCTAATTCGCACGCTGCGCCGGCAGGATATCGGGCTTGTCTACATTTCGCACCGCCTCGAGGAAATCTTCGAGATCGGCGACCGCCTCACCGTTATGCGCGACGGACAATACATCGGCACGCACGCCGTCTGCGATCTCAAGCGCGACGACATTATCCGCATGATGGTCGGACGCGAACTCAAGGACGAGTTTCCCAAGGAAATCTTCACGCCGGGGGCGGAACGGTTGCGCGTCGAGGGCCTTTCACGGCACGGCGCATTCAACAATGTGTCATTCTCGCTGCGCGCGGGCGAAATCGTCGGCCTCACCGGGCTCGTCGGCGCGGGGCGGACAGAGGTGGCGCGCGCGATTTTCGGCGCCGACACGCCCGATGCGGGAACCCTGACGCTCGACGGCAAGCCGGTGACCGTCGCCTCGCCGCAGGACGCGATCCGGCAGGGCATCGGCCTGCTGACCGAAGACCGAAAGGGCCAGGGTCTCGTGCTCGGCATGACGGTCCGGGAAAACACGACCTTGGCGAACTTGAAGTCGCTGGTGCGCATCCTGTTTGTGGACCGCCGCCGCGAGCGAGCCATCACCGAGCAATACGTCAAGGAACTGCAAATCAAGACCCCGTCCATCGAACAGTCCGCGCAGAACCTCAGCGGCGGCAACCAGCAGAAGGTGGTGCTCGCAAAGTGGCTCTTCACGGAATCGAAAATTCTGATATTCGACGAGCCAACCCGCGGGATTGACGTTGGCGCGAAGGTTGAAATCTACAAGCTCATGAACGACCTTGCCCGCCGGGGAGCGTGCATCCTCATGATCTCGAGCGAACTGCCCGAAGTGCTCGGCATGTGCGACAGGATTCTCGTCATGCACGAGGGCCGGTTGGCCGGCGAGTTGAGCCGCGCCGAGGCCACGCAGGAACGCATCATGCAGTTGGCCACGGGGGCCGCCCTGAGCGCGGCAAAGGCAGACGGATGACCGGAGGTTTTCGGCGTTTTCTGGGCGCGTACGGTTTTCTGCTGGCGGCCATCGTCATCGAATGCGTCGTGTTTGCGGTCGCCGCGGAATACCGGGAGCGCCCCCCGTTCCTGTCCGTCGCGAGTCTTGTGAACATCCTCAATCAATCGGCCGTTTACGGGGTGTTGTCCGTCGGCATGACCTTTGTCATCCTGACGGGCGGCATCGATCTGAGCGTCGGCTCGTTGATTGCCTTTGGCGGCATCATCGCGGCATGGATTGTCCGGTGGGGGGGCGCGCCGCCCGCGCCATGGATATTCGCGGGTTGGATGGCGGCGCTTGCCGTGGGAACCCTGTGCGGCGGCGCGACGGGCTTGCTGGTCACGCGCGTCCATGTGCCGCCCTTCATCGCGACGCTCGCGCTCATGAGTTCGTTGCGCGGATTGGGATACATTCTGGCGGGCGGCCAGCCCATCGCCCCGCTACCCTCCGCCTACACGATCCTGGGCCGTTACCGCCTGTTCGATTTGATTCCCCTGGGTGTGCTCGTCATGCTCGCCGTATTCGTGCTGGGCGGGATTCTGCTCAACGCGACGCGTTTCGGGCGTCATGTCCGCGCGATTGGCGGCAACGAGGAAGCCGCCCGACTGAGCGGCGTGCCCGTCGCACGCATCAAGACGGTCGTCTACATGATGTGCGGCATGCTGGCCGTGTTGGGCGGCCTGATCGCGTCGTCCAAGCTGGGCAGCGGCGACCCCAAGTCCGGCCTTGGCGACGAATTGAGCGTTATCGCGGCGGTGGTGGTCGGCGGGACGAGCCTCAGCGGCGGACGCGGAACCATCCCCGGCACCTTCATCGGCCTCTTGATCGTGTCGGTGCTCAACAGCGGCCTGAACTGGATCGGCGTCGAAAGTTTCGGCCAGCAGGTAATCCTCGGCCTCGTCATCCTGGCCGCGGTGCTCCTCGACCGCTTTACCGCGCGCGCGTAATCGCTACTTTTTTTCGTCTTTCTTGACGAGGCTCTTGCCGGCCAGCAGGGTTTCCAATTCCTTGGTGAGTGTTTCCTCGGCGCCGGGCGCCATGCCGACATGCACAGCCTCGATTACGCCGTCCTTGCCGACGATCACCAGTTGGGGAATGCTCTCGACTTCATACAATTTCGCCGCCTCGAGTTGGCTGTCGAGCGCCACGGAAAACTTCAGATTGTTCTTTTCCTGGAAGGTCTTGATTTGTTCGGGCGTTTCTTTCAGGTTGACACCGTAAAACACCACGCCCTTTTCTTTCAGTTTGTCGGTTACCCGGACATAGACGGGCATGGCGGCGCGGCATGGCGGACACCATGTCGCCCAAAAATCCATGACGACCACCTTGCCCTTGAGCGCCGCAAGGTCGAGTTTGCCGCCGCCCATCAAATCGAGCGACAGCGCCGGCGCGGCCTTGCCGAGCAGCGGGTGGTCCGATGCCCCGCATGCCACGCCTCCAAGCGCTCCAAATAGAAAAACGAATGCGAGCGCCGCCCCGTGTATTCGCGTTATCTTGTTCATCGTCGAGTTCCTTTATCCTGTTCAAGCGTCTGCAACCCCAACCGTTTGGGGCGCGCCATTTGTTCCCGAGGTCAATTCAGGAGTTCAATCACGTTTGTCAGCGTGTATTCGCCCCTGACCCGCTTGCCTTCCACCGCCGCCTTGCCTTCGATGGAAATGCCTTTCATCTTGGCCATCATCTGCAGCTGGTTGAAGCCCATTTCCAGCGCCATTCCCAGCACCTTCGCCATGGCCTCCTCCGCTTCCGGCGTGCATTCGACGGTCAACAGCAGCTTGATGGAGTCGTCCGGAAGAATGTCGCCCTGCAACCGGATCGATCCGATGTTCGTGAACACGCCCATCCGGCCCTCCGTCAATACGGTGCTCAAGTCGAAACCTTTGGCGGACGCCACCGCCGAAGCCATTGCGAGGAGGCTCCCGTCGCGGTTGTCCAACACCAGTTCAAGCGTGTGCCCGCCCTCGATTTTCAGCGTGTCGCCGGGGGCCGGCTTGTTCCACAGCGTCTTCAGCTTGGCCAGGAACAGCTTGTCCATTTTCGCCGTGCCGTCCCGCCGCAACAGGCCGCGCTGCTTTGCGGCCATTTTTTCGGTAAACCACTCGTCCATCGGGGCCGGCAGTTTGAAACCGTTGACCTTGTCGGCAATGACTGGCGCCAGGCGGCGATCGTTCACGAACAGCGTCATGTTCATCTCGCCCAGGACATAGTCCGGCGTAACGATCAGGCCCGCCTCGTAAGGTAGCGCATAGGGAATGACCGAATCGGGCACCCGGAGGTTCTTGAGGAATTGCCGCTTGATGAAATCCTTCGCGCGCGGCACGTCCACCGACAACATCGCGCGCGTTTCCGGTTTTACCAGCGTGGCGTGGGGAATGCGCGGCGATCCCCAGATCACCCCAAACTTGCTGTCCACCACCAGCGCCGCCACCACCACGGCGGCAATCAAACACAACACTACGATGAGCACGATTTTCTTAACCACGATCGAAAGCCCTCTCTCAGCTACACACGCATCACGGAGCCTGTCTGGCCCCACCAAAGGCGTATCCTATGCCAACGCCGCGCGCTTGTCAAACACACAAGCAAGCCAGCGGGCGCCGGCGCGCCCCGTCCCGGCGGTTTTGATGGCGGTTGATGTAAAACCCAAATGGTGCTAGGATTTACGCGAGAGGAAAACGGCGAAAGATGTTAGGTTTCCGTTCACGGGCCGCCCAGACGGCCAGAACTACCCCGGACCCCGTGGAATCGGGCGGGACTGTTTCCGGCGAAACGGCGGATCCGCCCGGTGCTTCGGAATTGCCACGCGTTCCGGCGGATGGAACACCATTGGCCGTGCCGCCGAAAAGGCTGGGATCCATTCTGGTCGAGGAACATCTGGTTTCCCAGGCACAAATCGAGGAGGCCTTGGCCTATCAGCGGGAACACGGGGGATTTTTGGGGCAAATTTTGGTTGAAATGGGCTATATCAGTCAGAACGATTTGGTATTGTGCCTGGTCAAGCAATGCCGGATTCCCCATATCAGCCTGCTCGACTACGATATCTCGAAGGAAGTGCTCCAACTGGTGCCCAAGGAATTGTGCCAGACCCACAACCTAATCCCCATAGACAAACTGGGCCGGATTTTGACCGTCGCCATGGTGAATCCGCTGGACACCGCCGCGCTCGACGAAGTCAAGAAAGTGTGTCCGGATCTTCGGATCAAGCCGATCTTGTGCGATTGGCAACACCTCCAAACGGTATTTACACGGACTTACGGCGCGGCCCGGCAGAATCTCGACGAACACAGCCTCCCCTTGGGACCCAAGCGGCAATTTGACAAGGCAAGCGAACCGGACGCGGATGTGATGACCCAACTGGATGCCGTCGCGAAAGACCTCATCCAACAATCGGCAACGGAAAGGGTCTCGCCGAAACCCGCCATCCCGCAAGCCCCTGTCCAGCCGAACCTCGCCGACGCCCCGGCCTCCGACATTACGGCCATGGTGCGGGAAAGCGTGGGGGGCATCCTGCAGGACGCCATGGCCAATCTTATGGCCGGCAACATGGGAAAACAGGACCAAAAGGGCGCCAAGGCGACGACGCTTTCAAGGGACGACTTGAATTGGGCCATTCGCGAAAGTGTCGCCGACGCGGTTCGGGAAGTCATGGCGGTTTCGCCCATGCCGGCGAAAACCGCGCAGGGAACGGATTTGAGCGCCATGATCCGGGAAAGCGTTGCGGCGGCAATGCAAGAAACGCTGGGTGGTCGTAACACCGCGGGATCCAAGACACAAGACGAGATTCAAACACTATTACGGGCGGCCGTTCAGGAGGCGTTGCGCGGCAACGAAGCCGCCGCCGTGGCCCGCACGACCCTGCATGATCTCGAAATGCGCGACGCCGAACGTCTCAAGCGACAAAAACATGCGCCGGCCATGGGACGCGGTTTCGCCGCCCGTTCCGAAGCCCGAATCGAGTCCGACGATCAAGTCTTGGATGCTTTCAATTCAGACCATCTGTTGGACGAGTACCGGTTCGAGACCTTCGTGGTGGGAAAAGGCAATGCCTTCACGGTGAAATTGTGCCGGGCCGTCGCCAGCCAGCCCGGCGGCGAATACAATCCCTTTTTTATTTACGGCGATGTCGGACTTGGCAAGACCCATCTGGTCAACGCGATTGGAAACGCCATCGCGGAAGTCCATCCCGACATGCGCATCGGCTATGTGTCGGCAAGCCGCTTCGCCACGCGCCTCGCCGAAGCCCAACGCGACGACGCTGTGGACGCATTTCGATCCAGTTACGGCCATTGGGACGTGCTGATACTCGACGATATCCAGTTTCTCGGCGGACGCGTCGAGGCGCAGGAGGAATTTTTTCACATTTTCAACGCGTTGCAACAGCAAAACCGCCAGATAATTATCGCGGGGGACAAGCCCCCCGACCGCCTCGGCATGCTTGAACAACGGTTGATTTCCCGCTTTTCGGGAGGCATTGTGGCCAATGTGCGCCCGCCCGAATTCGAGGCGCGCGTGGCCATTCTGGAACGGATAGCGGAGAAAAGCGGCGCAACGTTGTCCGCCGACATCCTGGCGCTGGTGGCCCGGCGCGTGACACACGACATGCGCAAGATGATCGGCGCGCTGAGAAAAATCATGGCCTTTGCGAAACTTCAGGAGGGGGACATTACCCCCGAAACGGCCAACGACATTCTGATCCAGCTGGGAATCGTGGAGGTGGCATGACGCCGGAACGACAGAAGGCGGTTTTTTCTTTCGGCCCCTATGATGCATAATGTCCTGTTTGGAGGTACTGAGTCATGGCAACGAAAGTGATCAAACGACGCCTGCCCGATTTGCTGCTTGAACAGGGTCTGGTAACCGAGGAGCAACTCAAGGAATGCATCGCCCTCCAACGCGCCACCGGCCAGAATCTGGCGCATATTCTTGTTGAGCGCAAATACCTTTCCGAAGAAGATCTGGTTATCACGCTGAGCGAGCAACTTGGCATTCCCCACATGCGGGTGGCCAATTACAACATCCCGAAGAACGTCTTGGCCGAGGTGCCGGAAACCCTCGCGCGCCAGCACACCATGCTGCCGATTTCGATCACGGGCGACGTGCTCACGCTGGCCATGTCGAATCCGCTGAACATCATGGCGCTGGACGACCTCCGGATGCTGACCAGTTATGAAATCGAGCCGGTCGTGGCCAT
It includes:
- a CDS encoding TlpA disulfide reductase family protein — protein: MNKITRIHGAALAFVFLFGALGGVACGASDHPLLGKAAPALSLDLMGGGKLDLAALKGKVVVMDFWATWCPPCRAAMPVYVRVTDKLKEKGVVFYGVNLKETPEQIKTFQEKNNLKFSVALDSQLEAAKLYEVESIPQLVIVGKDGVIEAVHVGMAPGAEETLTKELETLLAGKSLVKKDEKK
- the gguA gene encoding sugar ABC transporter ATP-binding protein, encoding MSEFVLEMRNIVKRFPGVLALDNVQFDLRPREVHCLVGENGAGKSTLMKILSGAQPMDSGEIRLSGERVDIHSPHHAQQLGISMIYQEFNLSPYLSVAENIFLGREPRIGKTPFINWSKMYADAREVLGRIRVEIDVRKPVNECSVAQQQMVEIAKAISFNSKIIVMDEPSATLTDHELRALFDLIRTLRRQDIGLVYISHRLEEIFEIGDRLTVMRDGQYIGTHAVCDLKRDDIIRMMVGRELKDEFPKEIFTPGAERLRVEGLSRHGAFNNVSFSLRAGEIVGLTGLVGAGRTEVARAIFGADTPDAGTLTLDGKPVTVASPQDAIRQGIGLLTEDRKGQGLVLGMTVRENTTLANLKSLVRILFVDRRRERAITEQYVKELQIKTPSIEQSAQNLSGGNQQKVVLAKWLFTESKILIFDEPTRGIDVGAKVEIYKLMNDLARRGACILMISSELPEVLGMCDRILVMHEGRLAGELSRAEATQERIMQLATGAALSAAKADG
- a CDS encoding ABC transporter permease, coding for MTGGFRRFLGAYGFLLAAIVIECVVFAVAAEYRERPPFLSVASLVNILNQSAVYGVLSVGMTFVILTGGIDLSVGSLIAFGGIIAAWIVRWGGAPPAPWIFAGWMAALAVGTLCGGATGLLVTRVHVPPFIATLALMSSLRGLGYILAGGQPIAPLPSAYTILGRYRLFDLIPLGVLVMLAVFVLGGILLNATRFGRHVRAIGGNEEAARLSGVPVARIKTVVYMMCGMLAVLGGLIASSKLGSGDPKSGLGDELSVIAAVVVGGTSLSGGRGTIPGTFIGLLIVSVLNSGLNWIGVESFGQQVILGLVILAAVLLDRFTARA
- a CDS encoding DnaA/Hda family protein, which gives rise to MLGFRSRAAQTARTTPDPVESGGTVSGETADPPGASELPRVPADGTPLAVPPKRLGSILVEEHLVSQAQIEEALAYQREHGGFLGQILVEMGYISQNDLVLCLVKQCRIPHISLLDYDISKEVLQLVPKELCQTHNLIPIDKLGRILTVAMVNPLDTAALDEVKKVCPDLRIKPILCDWQHLQTVFTRTYGAARQNLDEHSLPLGPKRQFDKASEPDADVMTQLDAVAKDLIQQSATERVSPKPAIPQAPVQPNLADAPASDITAMVRESVGGILQDAMANLMAGNMGKQDQKGAKATTLSRDDLNWAIRESVADAVREVMAVSPMPAKTAQGTDLSAMIRESVAAAMQETLGGRNTAGSKTQDEIQTLLRAAVQEALRGNEAAAVARTTLHDLEMRDAERLKRQKHAPAMGRGFAARSEARIESDDQVLDAFNSDHLLDEYRFETFVVGKGNAFTVKLCRAVASQPGGEYNPFFIYGDVGLGKTHLVNAIGNAIAEVHPDMRIGYVSASRFATRLAEAQRDDAVDAFRSSYGHWDVLILDDIQFLGGRVEAQEEFFHIFNALQQQNRQIIIAGDKPPDRLGMLEQRLISRFSGGIVANVRPPEFEARVAILERIAEKSGATLSADILALVARRVTHDMRKMIGALRKIMAFAKLQEGDITPETANDILIQLGIVEVA